The following coding sequences lie in one Ictalurus punctatus breed USDA103 chromosome 16, Coco_2.0, whole genome shotgun sequence genomic window:
- the gramd2b gene encoding GRAM domain-containing protein 2B isoform X2 produces MVLMIEQTDRIFTPLSSPEGGKTSRIDKKDLRIQTNSEAENVEEKLYTESDLSESRRKSPILRIKLPDQPSLTLSPTDSESKLERKKTQYSQFSKANAQYHKLFKELSNDEILKQSYTCALQKDILYQGRLFVSDNWICFHSKVFGRDTKIAIPVLSITLIKKTKTALLVPNALVITTTTERHLFVSFLSRDTTYKFLLSVCIHLRVENAGSTPVTSSAENSFRADCPSSLPLVSVDLPVVPSFPSHKKDFSADFSDLDGVVRQRRQELLDSSSSGSQTPDYEKMTEFPPLTENFLDVMKSGEMAVHADIHLQTISTKQHNGPVKAVNGPNQQEKFLYPLSLNSLLLVYLFLVCVLVLSSCYMAFKILALEQRLNSLGSLGDYSHENALHHRSQVAASAEIYGELSTNLFKLEKIQKNLRKLLEGS; encoded by the exons ATGGTGCTGATGATCGAGCAGACAGATCGGATTTTCACACCGCTGTCATCTCCTGAAGGAGGAAAAACCAGCAGGATCGACAAGAAAGACCTCCGAATACAAACTAA CTCAGAAGCTGAAAATGTAGAGGAGAAGCTCTACACAGAGTCCGATCTGTCTGAGAGCAGGAGGAAGTCTCCTATCCTGAG GATTAAACTGCCCGATCAACCCTCACTCACACTCAGTCCAACAGACTCTGAGTCAAAACTAGAGAGGAAGAAAACTCAGTACAGCCAG TTCTCCAAAGCAAACGCACAGTATCATAAGCTCTTCAAAGAATTAAGCAATGATGAGATCCTCAAACAAA GTTATACTTGTGCTCTCCAGAAGGACATACTTTATCAGGGAAGGCTTTTTGTCTCGGATAACTGGATTTGTTTCCATTCCAAAGTGTTTGGCAGGGACACCAAG ATCGCTATCCCAGTTCTCTCTATCACCCTTATAAAGAAGACAAAAACTGCCCTTTTGGTGCCAAATGCACTTGTTATCACAACTACAACTGAAAGG CATCTGTTTGTGTCGTTCCTGTCCCGGGACACTACATACAAGTTCCTGCTGTCAGTCTGCATTCATTTACGT GTAGAGAATGCAGGCAGCACCCCGGTCACATCATCAGCAGAGAACAGCTTCAGAGCGGACTGCCCTTCGTCACTTCCTCTGGTTAGTGTTGATTTGCCTGTGGTTCCTTCATTTCCATCCCACAAGAAG gatttCTCAGCTGATTTTTCAGATCTTGATGGAGTAGTGCGTCAGAGAAGGCAGGAACTGCTGGACAGTAGCAGTTCAGGCTCCCAGACCCCAGATTATGAAAAGATGACTG AGTTCCCCCCCCTCACTGAAAACTTCCTGGACGTGATGAAGAGCGGAGAGATGGCCGTCCACGCTGACATTCACCTGCAGACCATCAGCACAAAGCAACACAATG GTCCAGTTAAGGCTGTAAACGGTCCCAACCAGCAGGAGAAGTTTCTCTATCCATTGTCTCTGAACAGTCTTCTACTCGTCTATTTATTCTT GGTGTGTGTTCTCGTCTTGTCTTCGTGTTACATGGCTTTTAAGATCCTGGCTCTCGAGCAGCGGCTGAATTCACTGGGCTCATTGGGAGACTATTCACACGA GAACGCGCTTCATCATCGATCTCAAGTAGCAGCCAGCGCAGAGATCTACGGCGAGCTGTCCACAAACCTGTTCAAGTTAGAAAAG ATTCAGAAGAACCTGCGAAAGCTGCTTGAAGGGAGCTGA
- the gramd2b gene encoding GRAM domain-containing protein 2B isoform X3 — MVLMIEQTDRIFTPLSSPEGGKTSRIDKKDLRIQTKIKLPDQPSLTLSPTDSESKLERKKTQYSQFSKANAQYHKLFKELSNDEILKQSYTCALQKDILYQGRLFVSDNWICFHSKVFGRDTKIAIPVLSITLIKKTKTALLVPNALVITTTTERHLFVSFLSRDTTYKFLLSVCIHLRVENAGSTPVTSSAENSFRADCPSSLPLVSVDLPVVPSFPSHKKVCHATPKNILHCVKSLWKDFSADFSDLDGVVRQRRQELLDSSSSGSQTPDYEKMTEFPPLTENFLDVMKSGEMAVHADIHLQTISTKQHNGPVKAVNGPNQQEKFLYPLSLNSLLLVYLFLVCVLVLSSCYMAFKILALEQRLNSLGSLGDYSHENALHHRSQVAASAEIYGELSTNLFKLEKIQKNLRKLLEGS, encoded by the exons ATGGTGCTGATGATCGAGCAGACAGATCGGATTTTCACACCGCTGTCATCTCCTGAAGGAGGAAAAACCAGCAGGATCGACAAGAAAGACCTCCGAATACAAACTAA GATTAAACTGCCCGATCAACCCTCACTCACACTCAGTCCAACAGACTCTGAGTCAAAACTAGAGAGGAAGAAAACTCAGTACAGCCAG TTCTCCAAAGCAAACGCACAGTATCATAAGCTCTTCAAAGAATTAAGCAATGATGAGATCCTCAAACAAA GTTATACTTGTGCTCTCCAGAAGGACATACTTTATCAGGGAAGGCTTTTTGTCTCGGATAACTGGATTTGTTTCCATTCCAAAGTGTTTGGCAGGGACACCAAG ATCGCTATCCCAGTTCTCTCTATCACCCTTATAAAGAAGACAAAAACTGCCCTTTTGGTGCCAAATGCACTTGTTATCACAACTACAACTGAAAGG CATCTGTTTGTGTCGTTCCTGTCCCGGGACACTACATACAAGTTCCTGCTGTCAGTCTGCATTCATTTACGT GTAGAGAATGCAGGCAGCACCCCGGTCACATCATCAGCAGAGAACAGCTTCAGAGCGGACTGCCCTTCGTCACTTCCTCTGGTTAGTGTTGATTTGCCTGTGGTTCCTTCATTTCCATCCCACAAGAAGGTTTGTCATGCAACTCCAAAGAACATCCTGCATTGTGTAAAGTCACTGTGGAAA gatttCTCAGCTGATTTTTCAGATCTTGATGGAGTAGTGCGTCAGAGAAGGCAGGAACTGCTGGACAGTAGCAGTTCAGGCTCCCAGACCCCAGATTATGAAAAGATGACTG AGTTCCCCCCCCTCACTGAAAACTTCCTGGACGTGATGAAGAGCGGAGAGATGGCCGTCCACGCTGACATTCACCTGCAGACCATCAGCACAAAGCAACACAATG GTCCAGTTAAGGCTGTAAACGGTCCCAACCAGCAGGAGAAGTTTCTCTATCCATTGTCTCTGAACAGTCTTCTACTCGTCTATTTATTCTT GGTGTGTGTTCTCGTCTTGTCTTCGTGTTACATGGCTTTTAAGATCCTGGCTCTCGAGCAGCGGCTGAATTCACTGGGCTCATTGGGAGACTATTCACACGA GAACGCGCTTCATCATCGATCTCAAGTAGCAGCCAGCGCAGAGATCTACGGCGAGCTGTCCACAAACCTGTTCAAGTTAGAAAAG ATTCAGAAGAACCTGCGAAAGCTGCTTGAAGGGAGCTGA
- the gramd2b gene encoding GRAM domain-containing protein 2B isoform X1 yields the protein MVLMIEQTDRIFTPLSSPEGGKTSRIDKKDLRIQTNSEAENVEEKLYTESDLSESRRKSPILRIKLPDQPSLTLSPTDSESKLERKKTQYSQFSKANAQYHKLFKELSNDEILKQSYTCALQKDILYQGRLFVSDNWICFHSKVFGRDTKIAIPVLSITLIKKTKTALLVPNALVITTTTERHLFVSFLSRDTTYKFLLSVCIHLRVENAGSTPVTSSAENSFRADCPSSLPLVSVDLPVVPSFPSHKKVCHATPKNILHCVKSLWKDFSADFSDLDGVVRQRRQELLDSSSSGSQTPDYEKMTEFPPLTENFLDVMKSGEMAVHADIHLQTISTKQHNGPVKAVNGPNQQEKFLYPLSLNSLLLVYLFLVCVLVLSSCYMAFKILALEQRLNSLGSLGDYSHENALHHRSQVAASAEIYGELSTNLFKLEKIQKNLRKLLEGS from the exons ATGGTGCTGATGATCGAGCAGACAGATCGGATTTTCACACCGCTGTCATCTCCTGAAGGAGGAAAAACCAGCAGGATCGACAAGAAAGACCTCCGAATACAAACTAA CTCAGAAGCTGAAAATGTAGAGGAGAAGCTCTACACAGAGTCCGATCTGTCTGAGAGCAGGAGGAAGTCTCCTATCCTGAG GATTAAACTGCCCGATCAACCCTCACTCACACTCAGTCCAACAGACTCTGAGTCAAAACTAGAGAGGAAGAAAACTCAGTACAGCCAG TTCTCCAAAGCAAACGCACAGTATCATAAGCTCTTCAAAGAATTAAGCAATGATGAGATCCTCAAACAAA GTTATACTTGTGCTCTCCAGAAGGACATACTTTATCAGGGAAGGCTTTTTGTCTCGGATAACTGGATTTGTTTCCATTCCAAAGTGTTTGGCAGGGACACCAAG ATCGCTATCCCAGTTCTCTCTATCACCCTTATAAAGAAGACAAAAACTGCCCTTTTGGTGCCAAATGCACTTGTTATCACAACTACAACTGAAAGG CATCTGTTTGTGTCGTTCCTGTCCCGGGACACTACATACAAGTTCCTGCTGTCAGTCTGCATTCATTTACGT GTAGAGAATGCAGGCAGCACCCCGGTCACATCATCAGCAGAGAACAGCTTCAGAGCGGACTGCCCTTCGTCACTTCCTCTGGTTAGTGTTGATTTGCCTGTGGTTCCTTCATTTCCATCCCACAAGAAGGTTTGTCATGCAACTCCAAAGAACATCCTGCATTGTGTAAAGTCACTGTGGAAA gatttCTCAGCTGATTTTTCAGATCTTGATGGAGTAGTGCGTCAGAGAAGGCAGGAACTGCTGGACAGTAGCAGTTCAGGCTCCCAGACCCCAGATTATGAAAAGATGACTG AGTTCCCCCCCCTCACTGAAAACTTCCTGGACGTGATGAAGAGCGGAGAGATGGCCGTCCACGCTGACATTCACCTGCAGACCATCAGCACAAAGCAACACAATG GTCCAGTTAAGGCTGTAAACGGTCCCAACCAGCAGGAGAAGTTTCTCTATCCATTGTCTCTGAACAGTCTTCTACTCGTCTATTTATTCTT GGTGTGTGTTCTCGTCTTGTCTTCGTGTTACATGGCTTTTAAGATCCTGGCTCTCGAGCAGCGGCTGAATTCACTGGGCTCATTGGGAGACTATTCACACGA GAACGCGCTTCATCATCGATCTCAAGTAGCAGCCAGCGCAGAGATCTACGGCGAGCTGTCCACAAACCTGTTCAAGTTAGAAAAG ATTCAGAAGAACCTGCGAAAGCTGCTTGAAGGGAGCTGA
- the gramd2b gene encoding GRAM domain-containing protein 2B isoform X4 → MVLMIEQTDRIFTPLSSPEGGKTSRIDKKDLRIQTNSEAENVEEKLYTESDLSESRRKSPILRIKLPDQPSLTLSPTDSESKLERKKTQYSQFSKANAQYHKLFKELSNDEILKQSYTCALQKDILYQGRLFVSDNWICFHSKVFGRDTKIAIPVLSITLIKKTKTALLVPNALVITTTTERHLFVSFLSRDTTYKFLLSVCIHLRVENAGSTPVTSSAENSFRADCPSSLPLDFSADFSDLDGVVRQRRQELLDSSSSGSQTPDYEKMTEFPPLTENFLDVMKSGEMAVHADIHLQTISTKQHNGPVKAVNGPNQQEKFLYPLSLNSLLLVYLFLVCVLVLSSCYMAFKILALEQRLNSLGSLGDYSHENALHHRSQVAASAEIYGELSTNLFKLEKIQKNLRKLLEGS, encoded by the exons ATGGTGCTGATGATCGAGCAGACAGATCGGATTTTCACACCGCTGTCATCTCCTGAAGGAGGAAAAACCAGCAGGATCGACAAGAAAGACCTCCGAATACAAACTAA CTCAGAAGCTGAAAATGTAGAGGAGAAGCTCTACACAGAGTCCGATCTGTCTGAGAGCAGGAGGAAGTCTCCTATCCTGAG GATTAAACTGCCCGATCAACCCTCACTCACACTCAGTCCAACAGACTCTGAGTCAAAACTAGAGAGGAAGAAAACTCAGTACAGCCAG TTCTCCAAAGCAAACGCACAGTATCATAAGCTCTTCAAAGAATTAAGCAATGATGAGATCCTCAAACAAA GTTATACTTGTGCTCTCCAGAAGGACATACTTTATCAGGGAAGGCTTTTTGTCTCGGATAACTGGATTTGTTTCCATTCCAAAGTGTTTGGCAGGGACACCAAG ATCGCTATCCCAGTTCTCTCTATCACCCTTATAAAGAAGACAAAAACTGCCCTTTTGGTGCCAAATGCACTTGTTATCACAACTACAACTGAAAGG CATCTGTTTGTGTCGTTCCTGTCCCGGGACACTACATACAAGTTCCTGCTGTCAGTCTGCATTCATTTACGT GTAGAGAATGCAGGCAGCACCCCGGTCACATCATCAGCAGAGAACAGCTTCAGAGCGGACTGCCCTTCGTCACTTCCTCTG gatttCTCAGCTGATTTTTCAGATCTTGATGGAGTAGTGCGTCAGAGAAGGCAGGAACTGCTGGACAGTAGCAGTTCAGGCTCCCAGACCCCAGATTATGAAAAGATGACTG AGTTCCCCCCCCTCACTGAAAACTTCCTGGACGTGATGAAGAGCGGAGAGATGGCCGTCCACGCTGACATTCACCTGCAGACCATCAGCACAAAGCAACACAATG GTCCAGTTAAGGCTGTAAACGGTCCCAACCAGCAGGAGAAGTTTCTCTATCCATTGTCTCTGAACAGTCTTCTACTCGTCTATTTATTCTT GGTGTGTGTTCTCGTCTTGTCTTCGTGTTACATGGCTTTTAAGATCCTGGCTCTCGAGCAGCGGCTGAATTCACTGGGCTCATTGGGAGACTATTCACACGA GAACGCGCTTCATCATCGATCTCAAGTAGCAGCCAGCGCAGAGATCTACGGCGAGCTGTCCACAAACCTGTTCAAGTTAGAAAAG ATTCAGAAGAACCTGCGAAAGCTGCTTGAAGGGAGCTGA